The DNA window AGCCGGTCGCGGTATGTCGCGGCGTCCCATGCCTCGCCCTGTGCGATCCATCGGGCGCCTGCCCTGTCGGCGGCTTCCTGCATCACATGCTGGATCGGCGCGGCGTAACGCAGCGTCACCAGAGGGGCGTCGCGCTTGGCGATGCCGGCCTTTTCCGCCGCGATCTGCTCTATGGTGTCGCCGAGAAACGCCTGATGGTCGATGCCGAGCTGCGCGACGCCGCAAACCGCCGGATCGGCAATGACATTGGTGGCATCCAGCCGCCCGCCAAGGCCCACCTCCATGATGCAGGCGTCGGCATCATGTTCGGCGAAGGCGAGGAAAGCAGCCGCGGTCGTCACCTCGAAGAAGCTGGCATTCACCCCTTCGGCAATGTCCAGCACCCGTTCCAGATAGCGCGCCAGCGCCGCGTCGCCAATGAGTTGCCCGGCGACGCGGATACGTTCGTTGAAGCGGACGAGATGGGGTGAGGTGAAAACATGAACCGTGCGTCCGTCCGCTTCCAGCGCGGCGCGCAGAAAGGCGCAGGTCGAACCCTTCCCGTTGGTGCCCGCGACATGGAAGACCGGCGGCAGCGCGCGATGTGGATCGCCGAGCCGTTCAAGCAACCGCGTGATCCGCTCCAGACCCAATATGTCCGCGCCCGGAGAAAGCGACCAGAGGCGGTCGAGCTGCGCCTGCACCGCGGCATCATCCGAAACGGCGTGATCGGGCACGGCGCTCTCCCCCGGCGAAGTGGATCAGGCGGCGGCGCGGGGCGTCAGATAGCCGATCACCCGTGCCAGCGTGTCGCGCAGATCGCGGCGATGCACCACCATGTCGAGCATCCCGTGATCGAGCAGATATTCCGCGCGCTGGAACCCGTCGGGCAGCTTTTCGCGGATCGTGCTTTCGATGACCCGCTGCCCGGCAAAGCCGATCAGCGCATTGGGTTCTGCGATCTGCACGTCGCCCAGCATGGCATAGCTGGCCGTCACGCCGCCGGTGGTCGGATCGGTCAGCACGACGATGTAGGGCAGGCCCGCCGCGTGCAGCTTCTGGATGGCGACGGTGGCGCGAGGCATCTGCATCAGCGACAATATGCCTTCCTGCATCCGCGCACCGCCCGCGGCGGTGAAGATCACATAGGGGCATTTGTGGGCGATGGCGTCATTGACGCCCTGAATGAAAGCCGCGCCCACGCCCATGCCCATCGAACCGCCCATGAAGGCGAAATTCTGCACACCCACGACCAGCGGCACATCGTCGATCGCGCCGCGTGCGTTGATGAGCGCGTCCTGATCGCCGGTCGACTGGCGGGCGGCCTTGATCCGGTCGGGGTAACGTTTGGTATCGCGGAACTTGAGCGGGTCTTCCTGCACCTGAGGGGTCGGCAGCAGGATGAACCCGGCGTCGAGTATCTGTTCGAACCGGTCGCTGGGGCCGATGCGGCCATGATGGTCGCAGCGCGGGCAGACGGAGAGGTTCTCCTCCCACTCCTTGATGAAGATCATCTCCGCGCAGGACGGGCATTTGTGCCACAGCGTCTCTGCGGTCGTTTCCTTCTTCGCGATGAAGGGGATGGCGTTGCGAACGCGGTTGATCCAGCTCATGCGGCGGTCTCCTGGGTTCGGGTGAGCGCGCCGGAAAGCGACGCGACGAATTGCCGGACGAAGGGCGCGGCGGCATCGCCATGGCTGCCCACGATATCGACGATGGCGGAGCCGACAACCACGCCGTCGGCGACGCGACCGATGGCGGCGGCCTGATCGGGCGTGCGCACGCCGAAGCCCACGGCGATGGGCAGGTCGGTTGCGGCTTTCAGGCGCGCGACCGCCATTTCGATGGATGTCTGAGCCGCCTGCTGCTTGCCGGTGATGCCCGCGACGGCGACGTGATAGAGGAAGCCGCTCGCGCCATTCAGGACGGCAGGGAGGCGGGCGGCGTCCGTCGTCGGGGTGGCGAGGCGGACGAGATGAACGCCTGCCGCGCGCAGGGCGGGGCCGATCTCGGCGTCTTCCTCGGGCGGCGTATCGACGCAGATGACGCCATCGACGCCAGCGGCCTTGCACTGGTCCGCGAACCAGTCGGACCCGCGCACCAGCATCGGATTGGCATAGCCCATCAGGATGAGCGGTGTGTCGGGATGGCGCGCGCGGAAGTCGGCGGCGAGGGCGAATATGTCCTTCGTCTTCGTGCCCGAGCCGAGGCTGCGCAGATTGGCGAGTTCGATGGCCGGGCCGTCCGCCATCGGATCGGTGAAGGGCATGCCCAGTTCGATGATGTCCGCGCCGCCTTCGACCAGCGCGTCGAGGATGGCGGGCGTCGCGGCGACATCGGGATCGCCCGCCGTCACGAAGGTGATGAGCGCGGCGCGGCCCTGCGCGCGGCAGGCGGCGAAGTGGGTGGAGAGGCGGTCGGCGGTCATGCTCACATCTCCACTCCCAGCGCGTCGGCGACGGTGAAGATATCCTTGTCCCCCCGGCCCGAGAGGTTGACGACGATGATCCGGTCCGCGTCCAGCGTCGGCGCGATCTGCTCGGCAGCGGCGACGGCATGGGCGGATTCGAGCGCGGGGATGATGCCTTCCAGCTTCGACAGCGTCTGGAAGCTTGTCAGCGCTTCATCATCCTTGATCGGCATATATTTGACCCGGCCGATTTCGTGCAGCCAGCTATGTTCCGGACCGATGCCGGGATAATCGAGACCCGCCGAAATGCTGTGCGCTTCGGTGATCTGGCCGTCCTCGTCCTGGAGCAGATAGGTGCGGTTGCCGTGCAGGATGCCCGACACGCCGCCCGCGAGCGAAGCGGCGTGCTTCCTGTCCAGCCCTTCGCCCGCCGCTTCCACGCCGATCATGGCGACTTCGGGATCGTCGAGGAAGGGGTGGAACAGGCCGATGGCGTTGGAGCCGCCACCGACCGGCGCGATCAGCATGTCGGGCAGGCGGCCTTCGGCCTCCAGCATCTGCGCGCGGGTTTCCTTGCCGATCACGGACTGAAAGTCGCGGACGAGTTCGGGATAGGGGTGCGGCCCGGCGGCGGTGCCGATGATGTAGAAGGTGTCGTGGACGTTCGACACCCAGTGGCGCAGCGCGTCGTTCATCGAATCCTTGAGCGTCGCCGATCCCGAATGGACGGGCACGACCTCCGCGCCCAGCAGCTTCATGCGGAAGACGTTGGGCTTCTGCCGCTCGACATCCTTCGCGCCCATGAAGATCTTGCATTCCATGCCGAACAGGGCGGCGACGGTTGCGGTGGCGACGCCGTGCTGCCCCGCGCCGGTCTCGGCGATGACCTTCTTCTTGCCCATGCGGCGGGCGAGCAGCGCCTGACCGATGCAGTTGTTGATCTTGTGCGCGCCGGTGTGATTGAGTTCCTCGCGCTTGAGGTAGATTTTGGCGCCCTTGCCGGGGGCCGCCTTCGCCCGCAGCGCTTCGGTCAGGCGGCCCGCATAATAAAGCGGGTTGGGTCGGCCGACATAGGTGCGGAGAAGTTCGGCGAACTCTTCGTCGAAGGCGGGGTCGGCCTTTGCCGCGCGGTAGACCTTCTCCAGTTCGAGGATCAGCGGCATCAGCGTTTCGGCGACATAGCGGCCGCCGAAGGCGCCGAAATGGCCGTTGGCGTCAGGCTGGCTGCGAAGGCTGTTGGGCAGGGCGATAGTGTCGGTCATGATCGGTCTTTCCAGGGACTATTATGGGCGTTCG is part of the Sphingobium amiense genome and encodes:
- a CDS encoding bifunctional folylpolyglutamate synthase/dihydrofolate synthase, with protein sequence MPDHAVSDDAAVQAQLDRLWSLSPGADILGLERITRLLERLGDPHRALPPVFHVAGTNGKGSTCAFLRAALEADGRTVHVFTSPHLVRFNERIRVAGQLIGDAALARYLERVLDIAEGVNASFFEVTTAAAFLAFAEHDADACIMEVGLGGRLDATNVIADPAVCGVAQLGIDHQAFLGDTIEQIAAEKAGIAKRDAPLVTLRYAAPIQHVMQEAADRAGARWIAQGEAWDAATYRDRLHYRDASGRLETPLPRLAGAHQVQNAALAFAMLRHQDRLPVSEAALKAAPLWAQWPARLQRLEAGPLIAPLPAGSTVWLDGGHNASAGEAIAAYFTQDRLESGKIDIIMGMLANKDVDSFLAPFMSKVAHIHVLPVPGHDHHPAERFAAIANRHGTGCTAHDRPHSAIAAVAASAQRANRVPKLLIGGSLYLAGEILRLNAQLPD
- the accD gene encoding acetyl-CoA carboxylase, carboxyltransferase subunit beta, yielding MSWINRVRNAIPFIAKKETTAETLWHKCPSCAEMIFIKEWEENLSVCPRCDHHGRIGPSDRFEQILDAGFILLPTPQVQEDPLKFRDTKRYPDRIKAARQSTGDQDALINARGAIDDVPLVVGVQNFAFMGGSMGMGVGAAFIQGVNDAIAHKCPYVIFTAAGGARMQEGILSLMQMPRATVAIQKLHAAGLPYIVVLTDPTTGGVTASYAMLGDVQIAEPNALIGFAGQRVIESTIREKLPDGFQRAEYLLDHGMLDMVVHRRDLRDTLARVIGYLTPRAAA
- the trpA gene encoding tryptophan synthase subunit alpha, which codes for MTADRLSTHFAACRAQGRAALITFVTAGDPDVAATPAILDALVEGGADIIELGMPFTDPMADGPAIELANLRSLGSGTKTKDIFALAADFRARHPDTPLILMGYANPMLVRGSDWFADQCKAAGVDGVICVDTPPEEDAEIGPALRAAGVHLVRLATPTTDAARLPAVLNGASGFLYHVAVAGITGKQQAAQTSIEMAVARLKAATDLPIAVGFGVRTPDQAAAIGRVADGVVVGSAIVDIVGSHGDAAAPFVRQFVASLSGALTRTQETAA
- the trpB gene encoding tryptophan synthase subunit beta; protein product: MTDTIALPNSLRSQPDANGHFGAFGGRYVAETLMPLILELEKVYRAAKADPAFDEEFAELLRTYVGRPNPLYYAGRLTEALRAKAAPGKGAKIYLKREELNHTGAHKINNCIGQALLARRMGKKKVIAETGAGQHGVATATVAALFGMECKIFMGAKDVERQKPNVFRMKLLGAEVVPVHSGSATLKDSMNDALRHWVSNVHDTFYIIGTAAGPHPYPELVRDFQSVIGKETRAQMLEAEGRLPDMLIAPVGGGSNAIGLFHPFLDDPEVAMIGVEAAGEGLDRKHAASLAGGVSGILHGNRTYLLQDEDGQITEAHSISAGLDYPGIGPEHSWLHEIGRVKYMPIKDDEALTSFQTLSKLEGIIPALESAHAVAAAEQIAPTLDADRIIVVNLSGRGDKDIFTVADALGVEM